The window CCAGCTGCACCCCGACCGGGTGGGCCGCATGGTGCTCGACGGCGCCCTCGATCCCTCCATCCCGGGCGCCCAGGTCGGCGTGGGCCAGATGGAGGGGTTCCAGAGGTCGCTCGACGCCTTCCTGACCTCATGCGTCTCGTACGACGACTGCCCGTTCCGCGGCACGCTCGCCGAAGCCTCGGCCGACCTCGACGCCGTGTTCGCCTCTGTCGACGCCCGCCCGCTCGTCGCGGTGGACGGGCGCGAGCTCGGCGCCGACACATTGATGCTCGCCCTGCTGAACGCGCTCTACTCGCCCGCGAGCTGGCCGTACCTGCGCGTGACGCTCACGGGAGTGCAGAACGGCGACCCCGCGCCGGCGTTCACACTGGCCGACGCCTACAACGAGCGCCAGGGCGGCGGCTACGTGGGCAATTCCGAAGAGGCCTTCCCGGCGTACAACTGCATGGACTACCCCGTCGCGGGCGAGGCCGAGACGCAGGCGGCGCAGGCCGAGCTCGAGCAGGTGGCACCGCTCGCCGCCGAGTACTTCAGCGGCCCCGACGTCTGCGAGCAGTGGCCCTACCCGCCCACCGGTACGCGGGGCCCCGTCTCCGCAGACGGGGCAGCGCCCATCCTCGTGATCGGCACCACGAGCGACCCCGCCACCCCCTACCAGTGGGCGGTGTCACTGGCTGATCAGCTGCAGTCGGGGGTGCTGGTCACCCGCGTCGGCGAGGGGCACACCGGCTACAACAAGGGCAACACCTGCGTCGACGACGCGGTCGTCGCGTACCTCGTCGATGGAGTGGTTCCCGACGCCGACATCCGTTGCGAGTGACGGTCGT is drawn from Microbacterium hatanonis and contains these coding sequences:
- a CDS encoding alpha/beta hydrolase — translated: MRSRIAAAVAVLASVVLVASGCSAFTSDSWAPPPTVTPDVSGVSADLLPFYGQEVAWESCAAEEQFDCANVRVPRDWNAPAAGEIEIAVIRHRADSGEPIGSLFTNPGGPGVSGVDTLQQALDVVVGSPLRENYDVIGFDPRGVGASTAVDCYDTADLDQYLYDIPDAPRGSDEWTAELEARDAAFAAACDANSDGLLPFVSTENAARDLDVLRAVTGQTTLDYLGYSWGTALGAAYAQLHPDRVGRMVLDGALDPSIPGAQVGVGQMEGFQRSLDAFLTSCVSYDDCPFRGTLAEASADLDAVFASVDARPLVAVDGRELGADTLMLALLNALYSPASWPYLRVTLTGVQNGDPAPAFTLADAYNERQGGGYVGNSEEAFPAYNCMDYPVAGEAETQAAQAELEQVAPLAAEYFSGPDVCEQWPYPPTGTRGPVSADGAAPILVIGTTSDPATPYQWAVSLADQLQSGVLVTRVGEGHTGYNKGNTCVDDAVVAYLVDGVVPDADIRCE